A region from the Brachyspira hampsonii genome encodes:
- a CDS encoding ABC transporter substrate-binding protein yields the protein MKKLKFHDFIFHIISIMCFFLILSNNILLGQKLDKTKLDLNYYEKFKGQNRILNICNWGEYIADGSDDSMNIVKEFEDLTGIKVNYTTFNSNEELYIKLKLGNTDYDLIFPTDYMVIRMIKEGLVQKMNIDLLPARTNIDPFFLSLAYDKNGEYTIPYTWGMSGIIYNMKEVDVKPEDVSWSLLFDEKYKDKILMAYGLRDSFAAAKGYLGYNVNSTNETEIRNAYEALKKQKPIVQGYVMDEIFDKMESESAYLGITYGGDALRTIANNTNLNFAIPKEGGNAFVECIAIPANAKNVEEAHMFLNFLCEPQVALANANYIEYASPNMTAVNMMPDEVKNDRRIYPDKKAMENMIHYVANPDGKDSLLMESLWKEMLTTETTKSNNSIIIISVIAVILIAAIVIKKTRKKTY from the coding sequence ATGAAAAAATTAAAATTTCACGATTTTATTTTTCACATAATTTCTATTATGTGCTTTTTTTTAATATTATCTAATAATATTCTTTTAGGTCAGAAATTAGATAAAACTAAATTAGATTTAAATTATTATGAAAAATTTAAAGGTCAAAACAGAATATTAAATATATGCAACTGGGGCGAATATATAGCTGACGGTTCTGATGATTCTATGAATATAGTAAAAGAATTTGAAGATCTTACAGGTATTAAAGTGAATTATACAACCTTTAATTCTAATGAAGAGCTTTATATAAAATTAAAATTAGGAAATACTGATTATGATCTGATATTTCCTACAGATTATATGGTCATAAGAATGATTAAAGAAGGATTGGTGCAAAAAATGAATATAGATTTACTTCCTGCAAGAACTAATATAGATCCTTTCTTCTTATCATTAGCTTATGATAAAAACGGCGAATATACTATTCCATATACTTGGGGAATGAGCGGCATAATATATAATATGAAAGAAGTTGATGTTAAGCCTGAAGATGTAAGCTGGTCTTTATTATTTGATGAAAAATATAAAGATAAAATATTAATGGCTTATGGGCTTAGAGATTCTTTTGCCGCTGCTAAAGGATATTTGGGATATAATGTAAATAGTACAAATGAAACCGAAATAAGAAATGCTTATGAGGCTTTAAAAAAACAAAAACCTATTGTTCAGGGATATGTTATGGATGAGATATTTGACAAAATGGAATCAGAATCCGCTTATTTAGGAATTACTTATGGAGGAGATGCTTTAAGAACCATAGCAAATAATACTAATCTTAATTTTGCAATTCCTAAAGAAGGCGGAAATGCATTTGTTGAATGCATAGCTATACCTGCAAATGCTAAAAATGTCGAAGAAGCTCATATGTTTCTTAATTTCTTATGCGAGCCTCAGGTTGCTTTGGCAAATGCCAATTATATAGAATATGCCTCTCCTAATATGACAGCTGTTAATATGATGCCAGACGAAGTAAAAAATGATAGGAGAATATATCCGGATAAAAAGGCTATGGAAAATATGATTCATTATGTAGCCAATCCTGATGGGAAAGATAGTTTGCTTATGGAAAGCCTTTGGAAAGAAATGCTTACCACAGAAACTACCAAATCAAATAACAGTATTATTATAATATCTGTTATTGCGGTTATATTAATTGCTGCTATAGTTATTAAAAAAACTAGAAAAAAAACTTATTAA
- a CDS encoding aryl-sulfate sulfotransferase has translation MKRFTAFIILILFLFFSCSKKDMPLPDDKIGELILNPNGQTPLSLLYKTETNNNYPVTVITKGMLGDNDIIFTYPKNYGSNFAIHGMYSENTNTVYIINGTNRIATNIIVDKLYIDGLYIPATNRVIKNLVSEENVYFAGINDESSISNLTDNNEEIYFASPVINRSWKGLFLMGVSRNGNLRYVNYSNFYLTNEIAKVIDEDNDIVIYDTMGVSDLLGNAKLDVTKLDIGVHHDTIRKKSNSNYIMLANSAWGVEDRICEVDSNGNMIRDLYVGDLIKKIVNKNGDEAEKEYLKKLIFDEDNKYYSIGRKKDFPMDWAHCNSLVYDEANDILYLSVRSLAVMAVAYSEWELIWYMADDTLDTMESYNPYGRYLKDLKSFDPYKVLGDGNTDGPKSQHALFLISTNVIGMFDNQGDEDINPNGSRYVEYKITGSHGSWKAEKIYEYKTENKLYSHYISDIDFLSNGNMLLDFGNNSQIMEVNKETKEVYYHLRFGIKTWGIYRIDKMPLYYSDGYKYSEDSSFVN, from the coding sequence ATGAAGAGATTTACTGCATTTATAATTTTAATATTATTTTTATTTTTTTCATGCTCAAAAAAAGATATGCCGCTTCCTGATGATAAGATAGGGGAGCTTATACTAAATCCTAACGGACAAACTCCATTATCATTACTATACAAAACAGAAACCAACAATAATTATCCTGTTACAGTGATAACAAAGGGAATGCTTGGAGATAATGATATAATATTTACTTACCCTAAAAATTACGGATCTAATTTTGCTATACATGGCATGTACTCTGAGAATACAAATACAGTTTATATTATTAACGGCACTAACAGAATAGCAACCAATATAATAGTAGATAAACTTTATATTGACGGTCTTTATATACCAGCTACTAACAGAGTTATAAAAAATTTAGTTTCTGAAGAGAATGTATATTTTGCCGGTATCAATGATGAAAGTTCAATAAGCAATTTAACTGATAATAATGAAGAGATATATTTTGCTAGCCCTGTTATAAACAGAAGCTGGAAAGGGCTATTTTTAATGGGAGTAAGCAGGAACGGAAATTTGCGTTATGTGAATTATTCCAACTTCTATCTTACCAATGAAATAGCAAAGGTAATTGATGAGGATAATGATATTGTTATTTATGACACTATGGGAGTAAGCGATTTACTTGGAAATGCAAAACTTGATGTTACAAAACTTGATATAGGCGTTCATCATGACACTATAAGAAAAAAATCTAACAGTAATTATATAATGCTTGCAAATTCTGCTTGGGGTGTTGAAGATAGGATTTGTGAAGTTGATAGCAATGGAAATATGATTAGGGATTTGTATGTAGGAGATTTGATAAAAAAGATAGTGAATAAAAATGGAGATGAGGCAGAGAAAGAGTATTTAAAAAAACTTATTTTTGATGAAGACAATAAATATTACAGTATTGGAAGAAAAAAAGATTTTCCTATGGATTGGGCTCATTGTAATTCTTTAGTTTATGATGAGGCTAATGATATACTTTATTTATCTGTAAGAAGTTTAGCAGTTATGGCAGTTGCTTACAGTGAATGGGAGCTTATTTGGTATATGGCTGATGATACATTAGACACTATGGAATCATATAATCCTTACGGCAGATATTTAAAAGATTTAAAATCATTTGATCCTTATAAGGTTCTTGGAGATGGCAATACAGACGGACCTAAAAGTCAGCATGCTTTATTTTTAATATCAACAAATGTAATAGGTATGTTTGACAATCAGGGTGATGAAGATATTAATCCTAATGGCTCAAGGTATGTAGAATATAAAATCACTGGTTCTCATGGTTCTTGGAAAGCTGAAAAAATTTATGAGTATAAAACAGAAAATAAATTATATTCTCACTATATATCCGATATTGATTTTTTAAGTAATGGGAATATGCTTCTTGATTTCGGAAATAATTCACAGATAATGGAAGTAAATAAAGAAACGAAAGAAGTTTATTATCATTTAAGATTTGGAATAAAAACTTGGGGTATTTATAGAATTGATAAAATGCCTTTATATTATTCTGATGGGTATAAATATAGTGAAGATAGTTCTTTTGTGAATTAG
- a CDS encoding DIP1984 family protein encodes MKLGEALLKKDEYIKKIDNLKKRVKNNVIIKEDNENNEDPNDLIKEYIETNNELSDLIIKISNKEHTTKLEIGVSISEAINIRDKLSREMDIYKSILKEVNSKDFRTAKNEVKMTVLINIKEIQKEFDKLSKAFNDIDIMIQSANWNTDLQ; translated from the coding sequence ATGAAACTAGGAGAAGCACTATTAAAAAAAGATGAATATATAAAAAAAATTGATAATCTAAAAAAAAGAGTAAAAAATAATGTTATTATAAAAGAAGATAATGAAAATAATGAAGACCCTAATGATTTAATTAAAGAATATATAGAAACAAATAATGAATTATCAGATTTAATTATTAAAATTAGTAATAAAGAACATACAACAAAACTAGAAATCGGAGTGTCTATATCAGAAGCCATTAATATAAGGGATAAATTAAGCAGAGAAATGGATATTTATAAAAGCATCTTAAAAGAAGTAAACAGCAAAGATTTTAGAACAGCAAAAAATGAAGTAAAAATGACTGTATTAATTAATATTAAAGAAATACAAAAAGAATTTGATAAATTATCAAAAGCATTTAATGATATTGATATCATGATACAGTCAGCTAATTGGAATACTGATTTACAATGA
- a CDS encoding HAD family hydrolase yields MNKLDLVIFDMDGLLLDTETISLKAWKKTFKNYNVNIDVEKLFFSKILGSNEASIKNTIIEISKIDEKTFYDIINNQIEEAFNIVKEDGINIKNGAIELINFLKDKKIKKAIASSSIRKKVDLYLDKTNLKKEFDYIICGDEAEHPKPYPDLYNNVCSYFNADKNNVIILEDSKNGLLSAKNADIEKRFYVPDLLLLSEEDEKELSYKKFNDLIEVKNYIDNNFKYN; encoded by the coding sequence ATGAATAAATTAGATTTAGTAATATTTGATATGGATGGGCTTTTACTTGATACTGAAACTATAAGTTTAAAAGCTTGGAAAAAAACTTTTAAAAATTATAATGTTAATATTGATGTAGAAAAATTATTCTTCAGTAAAATATTAGGTTCAAATGAAGCTTCTATAAAAAATACCATTATAGAAATATCAAAAATTGATGAGAAAACATTTTATGATATTATAAATAATCAAATTGAAGAGGCTTTTAATATAGTAAAAGAAGATGGTATAAATATAAAAAATGGTGCTATTGAGCTTATTAATTTTTTGAAAGATAAAAAAATAAAAAAAGCTATAGCAAGTTCAAGCATAAGAAAAAAAGTTGATTTATATTTAGATAAAACTAATCTCAAAAAAGAATTTGATTATATAATTTGCGGTGATGAAGCTGAGCATCCAAAGCCTTATCCTGATCTATATAATAATGTATGCAGTTATTTTAATGCTGATAAAAATAATGTAATAATATTAGAAGATTCTAAAAATGGTCTTTTATCTGCTAAAAATGCTGATATAGAAAAAAGATTTTATGTTCCTGATTTGCTTTTATTATCTGAAGAAGATGAAAAAGAATTATCATATAAGAAATTTAATGATTTAATAGAAGTAAAAAATTATATAGATAATAATTTTAAATATAATTAA
- a CDS encoding tetratricopeptide repeat protein, whose protein sequence is MDFNLPMPYDKDLTEEEKTAIDKYVDKVYEEFKDNGKQLTRLAAQASSAISAGKAKAEKLANQGFLKNLWGNITGKNRKLRGEIDRDFAISQQACIKMIQKLAQQGKLTFDAIMGVNLKLNCLVTQIDKEFNKVYSQMHEMMIVSMSNLTRESIRIDKLERSMNVVHLESTIEYLGFDGVLYKDLENNNEKMLCIISDFFLATKGKYSINDLMMLKPMMNNIGINPNDKISMISLYNTLLSNKKIADKFFEALDKAKLNELEDIEVPLLGNIKKIEKLETDEKYIVDSIVDMSGKDEKEVKLNLLKNYAASNLNMDLEKENSYFDLSVAMINELTDIDLVEIEEKEETPKISASVNLIFDLAVELEEEENPEGSLYLLEKAKEHGLDTAELYEAIGKALFDLEEYEEAAENFELSIEKGLYNHATNYFTAMSYVYAGNPKKAKEAMTKAVKLKPNSYAANINLGVIYRKLGEYSKAVEYYDKAIKINNEIPLAFINKAEALIASGENRFLIEEALNRAISLNPSYADGLKTTTGTFYKDLSGRLRYSYYKDNNSSDNLVIKKEKKTKKNNGFFSYIDFFNNL, encoded by the coding sequence ATGGATTTTAATCTACCAATGCCTTATGACAAGGATTTAACAGAAGAAGAAAAAACTGCTATAGATAAGTATGTGGATAAAGTTTATGAAGAGTTCAAAGATAATGGAAAACAATTGACAAGATTGGCAGCACAAGCAAGTTCTGCAATATCTGCAGGAAAAGCAAAAGCTGAAAAATTAGCGAATCAGGGATTTTTGAAAAATTTATGGGGAAATATTACAGGAAAAAATAGAAAATTAAGAGGAGAGATAGATAGAGATTTTGCCATATCTCAGCAAGCATGCATAAAGATGATACAAAAACTAGCACAGCAGGGTAAATTGACTTTTGATGCTATAATGGGGGTAAACTTAAAACTTAACTGTTTAGTAACTCAAATAGATAAAGAGTTTAATAAAGTATATTCTCAAATGCATGAAATGATGATTGTGTCAATGTCTAATTTGACTAGAGAGTCCATAAGAATAGATAAACTAGAAAGAAGTATGAATGTTGTACATCTTGAGTCAACTATAGAATATTTAGGGTTTGACGGTGTATTGTATAAAGACTTAGAAAATAATAATGAAAAAATGCTATGTATTATTTCTGATTTCTTTTTGGCTACTAAAGGTAAGTACTCTATTAATGATTTGATGATGTTAAAACCTATGATGAATAACATAGGAATAAATCCAAACGATAAAATAAGTATGATTAGCCTTTATAATACGCTTTTATCTAACAAAAAAATAGCTGATAAATTCTTTGAGGCATTGGATAAAGCAAAATTAAATGAGCTTGAAGATATAGAAGTGCCTTTGCTTGGAAATATCAAAAAAATAGAAAAGCTCGAAACAGATGAAAAATATATTGTAGACAGCATAGTTGATATGTCAGGCAAAGATGAAAAAGAAGTTAAGCTTAATTTACTAAAAAATTATGCGGCTAGTAATTTAAATATGGATTTGGAGAAAGAAAATTCATATTTTGATTTGTCAGTGGCTATGATAAACGAATTGACAGATATAGACTTAGTGGAGATAGAAGAAAAAGAAGAAACTCCTAAAATATCAGCTTCAGTAAATTTAATTTTTGATTTAGCAGTAGAATTAGAAGAAGAAGAAAATCCTGAAGGAAGTTTATATTTATTAGAAAAAGCTAAAGAACATGGATTAGATACAGCAGAATTATATGAAGCAATAGGAAAAGCTTTATTTGATTTAGAAGAATATGAAGAAGCTGCTGAAAATTTTGAATTATCTATAGAAAAAGGATTATATAATCATGCTACCAATTATTTTACTGCAATGAGTTATGTATATGCAGGAAATCCTAAAAAAGCAAAAGAAGCTATGACAAAAGCAGTTAAATTAAAGCCAAATAGCTATGCCGCAAATATTAATTTAGGAGTAATATACAGGAAACTTGGTGAATATTCAAAAGCTGTAGAATACTATGATAAAGCAATAAAAATCAATAATGAAATACCTTTGGCATTTATAAATAAAGCTGAAGCATTAATAGCAAGCGGAGAAAATAGATTTTTAATAGAAGAGGCATTAAATAGAGCAATATCTTTAAACCCAAGCTATGCTGACGGACTTAAAACTACAACAGGAACATTTTATAAAGATTTATCAGGAAGGCTTAGATATTCCTATTATAAAGACAATAATTCCTCGGATAATTTAGTCATAAAAAAAGAAAAAAAGACCAAAAAAAATAATGGTTTCTTCTCTTATATTGATTTTTTCAATAATCTTTAA
- a CDS encoding patatin-like phospholipase family protein, with protein sequence MDKLGLVLDGGGGKGAYQIGVWKYLKEVGLDRNIKAVSGASVGALNACFFALDDYKLAEKIWTREIKNKILSIDIESTIKGFGKYGSMLMTNPAVAAFVGVLASTGVLSRDGLVSIINKHIDLNYISNMDFPIYCACTHIPSFDAHYFKLNGRSEKDMIDILLASSAIPILFPVEKVDGEIYLDGGIKDNSPLTPLYDEGCTDIMVIHLKADEIIKDRRDSSAVIYEICPQEDLGNLINGTLDFSPEGAYRRIEQGYNDAKEVLEAAVEIAKAQAGIIRDLDIMKSHEKSFKQNRKQALEERQKLKSNLNSTMKSFMNIEEAKKNYLKEQKRKNIE encoded by the coding sequence ATGGATAAATTGGGGCTTGTTTTGGATGGCGGAGGCGGTAAGGGGGCTTATCAAATCGGCGTTTGGAAGTACTTGAAAGAGGTTGGGCTCGACAGAAATATAAAGGCTGTTTCAGGGGCTTCTGTTGGGGCTTTGAATGCCTGCTTTTTCGCTTTGGACGATTACAAATTAGCCGAGAAAATTTGGACTAGAGAAATCAAAAACAAAATATTAAGCATTGACATAGAAAGCACTATTAAAGGTTTCGGCAAATATGGCTCTATGCTTATGACCAATCCTGCCGTTGCTGCTTTTGTGGGTGTTCTTGCTTCTACAGGGGTTCTATCTAGGGACGGTCTTGTGAGCATTATAAACAAGCATATTGATTTAAACTATATTTCAAATATGGATTTTCCTATTTATTGTGCTTGTACTCATATACCGTCATTTGATGCCCATTATTTCAAATTAAATGGAAGAAGTGAAAAAGACATGATTGATATACTTCTTGCCTCATCTGCCATACCTATTTTATTTCCTGTAGAGAAAGTTGACGGCGAAATATATTTAGATGGCGGTATAAAAGATAATTCTCCTCTTACTCCTCTTTATGATGAAGGCTGTACCGACATAATGGTTATACATTTGAAAGCTGATGAGATTATAAAAGACAGAAGAGATTCATCAGCTGTTATATACGAGATATGTCCTCAGGAGGATTTAGGCAATCTTATAAATGGTACTTTGGATTTTTCTCCGGAAGGTGCATACAGGAGAATTGAACAAGGTTATAATGATGCCAAAGAAGTTTTAGAGGCTGCTGTTGAAATTGCTAAGGCTCAGGCTGGTATAATAAGAGATTTAGATATTATGAAAAGTCATGAGAAATCATTCAAACAAAATAGAAAACAAGCACTAGAAGAAAGACAGAAATTAAAATCTAATTTAAACAGTACAATGAAATCATTTATGAATATAGAAGAAGCTAAAAAAAATTATCTAAAAGAACAGAAAAGAAAAAATATTGAGTAA
- the aspS gene encoding aspartate--tRNA ligase, protein MRFKSAYNGILTKDDIGKEVKLAGWVLRRRDHGGVIFVDLRDRTGFVQIVFNPEISKEAHNEAQDLRSEYVISVEGKIRARSPEMVNPKIPTGEIEVMVEKMELLNTSETPPFLLEDDIDTGEDIRLKYRYLDLRRPTVFNNLYKRFQITNAFRKHLSDNGFIDVETPILNKSTPEGARDFLVPSRLNAGDFYALPQSPQIFKQILMIGGFDRYYQIAKCFRDEDLRADRQPEFTQVDIETSFLNTDEFLSIMENVTANIVKDVYGIDLPTPFPRLNYYDAMEMYGSDKPDTRFELKLINVEDAVRGCDFAVFKNALDNKFIIRCLNAKGGEKLSRKDIDDFTKYVGIFGAKGLAWMRVTDKGLESNIVKFFSEDNQKKILEVTKAEKGDLLFFVADTPKVTFDALGNLRLRVAEKLNLIDKDKLNFLWVVEFPLFEYDHKEKRISATHHPFTAPVPEDVALLDTDVLKVRSDTYDLVLNGNEIGGGGQRIYDSKVQAKIFSLLGIDDEKAKIRFGFLLDALKYGAPPMCGMAYGIDRVVMLLQKQDSIREVIAFPKTQKGQCLMSGCPSTVDADQLEELHLSIEE, encoded by the coding sequence ATGCGTTTTAAAAGTGCCTATAATGGAATATTAACAAAAGATGATATCGGTAAAGAAGTTAAGCTAGCAGGCTGGGTTTTAAGAAGAAGAGATCATGGCGGTGTAATATTTGTAGATTTAAGAGACAGAACAGGTTTTGTACAAATAGTATTCAATCCTGAAATAAGCAAAGAAGCACATAATGAAGCTCAGGATTTAAGAAGCGAATATGTTATCAGCGTAGAAGGAAAAATTAGAGCTAGAAGTCCTGAAATGGTAAATCCTAAAATTCCTACAGGTGAAATAGAAGTTATGGTTGAAAAAATGGAGCTTCTTAATACTTCTGAAACTCCTCCTTTCTTACTAGAAGATGATATTGATACAGGTGAAGATATAAGATTAAAATACAGATATTTGGATTTAAGAAGACCAACTGTATTTAATAATCTATATAAAAGATTTCAAATTACTAATGCCTTTAGAAAACATTTATCTGATAATGGCTTTATAGATGTAGAAACTCCTATATTAAATAAAAGCACTCCAGAAGGTGCTAGAGACTTCCTCGTTCCTTCAAGATTAAATGCAGGGGATTTTTACGCATTGCCTCAGTCTCCTCAAATATTTAAACAGATACTTATGATAGGAGGTTTTGACAGATACTATCAAATAGCTAAATGTTTCCGTGATGAAGATTTAAGAGCAGATAGACAGCCTGAGTTTACACAAGTAGATATTGAAACTTCTTTCCTTAATACTGATGAGTTTTTATCTATTATGGAAAATGTTACTGCTAATATAGTTAAAGATGTTTACGGTATTGACTTACCTACTCCTTTTCCTAGATTAAACTATTATGATGCTATGGAGATGTACGGAAGCGATAAGCCTGATACTAGATTTGAATTAAAACTTATCAATGTTGAGGACGCGGTTAGAGGCTGTGATTTTGCCGTATTTAAAAATGCTTTAGATAATAAGTTTATAATAAGATGCTTAAATGCTAAAGGCGGTGAAAAATTAAGCAGAAAAGATATTGATGACTTCACAAAATATGTAGGCATTTTCGGAGCTAAAGGGCTTGCTTGGATGAGAGTTACTGATAAAGGACTTGAATCAAACATAGTTAAATTCTTCTCTGAAGACAATCAGAAAAAAATATTAGAAGTTACTAAAGCAGAGAAAGGAGATTTACTATTCTTTGTGGCAGATACTCCGAAAGTTACATTCGATGCTTTGGGTAATTTAAGATTAAGAGTTGCTGAGAAATTAAATTTAATAGATAAAGATAAATTAAATTTCCTTTGGGTAGTAGAGTTCCCATTATTTGAGTATGATCATAAAGAAAAAAGAATATCCGCTACTCACCACCCATTTACAGCTCCTGTACCTGAAGATGTTGCCTTATTAGATACTGATGTATTAAAAGTAAGAAGTGATACTTATGACTTGGTATTAAATGGTAATGAGATAGGCGGAGGCGGTCAGCGTATTTATGACAGTAAAGTACAGGCTAAAATATTTAGTCTTTTAGGTATAGATGATGAGAAAGCTAAAATAAGATTTGGATTCTTACTTGATGCATTAAAATACGGTGCTCCTCCTATGTGCGGTATGGCTTATGGTATAGACAGAGTTGTTATGCTTCTTCAAAAACAAGACAGTATTAGAGAAGTTATAGCATTCCCTAAAACACAAAAAGGTCAATGTTTAATGAGCGGCTGTCCTTCTACTGTAGATGCAGATCAATTAGAAGAACTTCATTTAAGTATAGAAGAATAA
- a CDS encoding ABC transporter permease, with translation MLKNKSIIFYLFLALLIWYLFAFAVYPSLITLISSLTKNGNFGFYNYKQIFQSPNLSSAFFNTLLLSFSTVIICGIIGCSLSLCIHAVQIPFRRIYHIIVLLPMVVPGTVVVVAYVFLYGVRGFIGWPLRELLGLPLNSYSIEGFGGILLIHAFTQYIYFYLLTTEAIERINVSQIEAAKSLGVGKFRTFFQIVFPSFGPHITGAAVLTFLSASGSFSAPMIIGGNFRVMSTEIYFSKQAGYINLAATQAVLLSLIIIIVISVIRYYELKCFSGKDFKGSLIPFTPIKNKTISKIATIYVTILSIIIILPIIAVILISFGKSGRWASVFHDQYTLENYINVFKNSRNIQPIYNSIIIAFIATIVSAFIGIFASYVITRTKIKGRTLLENVCMLPWILPPSTILIALIASYNVPNILVLNITFIGTYWFMPLAFIILRLPVMVRNSSASLISLPKSIEEASKSLGANGFITFFKVILPMMLTGISFSLIITFIFIMGDYGVPTFASVANNRPITTAIVNAIGSQRIELGMVYGSSLIVISIIFIGLFSIFTIKNKKY, from the coding sequence ATGTTGAAAAATAAATCTATTATATTTTATTTATTTTTAGCTTTATTAATATGGTATTTATTTGCATTTGCAGTTTATCCATCTTTAATAACTCTAATATCAAGTTTAACTAAAAATGGTAATTTTGGATTTTATAACTATAAACAAATATTCCAAAGTCCCAATTTGTCTTCTGCTTTTTTCAATACATTATTATTATCATTTAGCACAGTCATAATATGCGGTATTATAGGATGCAGTTTAAGTTTGTGTATACATGCTGTTCAAATTCCTTTTAGAAGAATATACCATATAATTGTTCTACTGCCTATGGTAGTACCAGGTACAGTTGTCGTAGTTGCTTATGTATTTTTGTATGGTGTAAGAGGTTTTATAGGATGGCCTTTAAGAGAACTATTGGGACTTCCTTTAAATAGTTATTCTATAGAGGGATTTGGCGGAATATTACTAATACATGCTTTTACTCAGTATATATATTTTTATTTGCTTACAACAGAAGCTATAGAAAGGATAAATGTATCACAAATAGAAGCAGCAAAAAGTTTAGGTGTTGGAAAATTTAGAACTTTCTTTCAAATAGTTTTTCCATCTTTCGGACCTCATATTACAGGAGCTGCTGTTTTAACTTTTTTATCAGCTTCAGGATCATTTTCAGCCCCTATGATTATAGGAGGTAATTTTAGAGTAATGAGCACAGAAATATACTTCAGTAAACAAGCAGGATATATAAATCTAGCCGCTACTCAAGCTGTTTTACTATCTTTGATTATTATTATTGTTATCTCTGTAATTAGATATTATGAATTAAAATGTTTTTCCGGTAAAGATTTCAAAGGTTCTTTAATACCATTTACTCCTATAAAAAATAAAACAATATCAAAAATTGCAACTATATATGTTACTATCCTATCAATTATTATAATACTTCCTATTATAGCTGTTATTCTAATATCTTTTGGAAAATCTGGAAGATGGGCATCTGTATTTCATGATCAATATACTCTAGAAAATTATATAAATGTATTTAAAAATTCCAGAAATATACAGCCTATATATAATTCCATCATAATAGCATTTATAGCTACAATTGTATCTGCTTTTATAGGAATATTTGCTTCATATGTTATTACTAGAACTAAAATTAAAGGCAGAACTCTCTTAGAAAATGTATGTATGCTCCCATGGATACTTCCGCCTTCAACTATTCTTATAGCATTAATTGCTTCATATAATGTACCAAATATTTTAGTATTAAATATAACTTTCATAGGTACTTATTGGTTTATGCCTTTAGCATTTATTATTTTGAGACTTCCTGTAATGGTTAGAAATTCATCCGCATCTCTAATATCTCTTCCTAAATCTATAGAAGAAGCATCTAAAAGTTTAGGGGCCAATGGATTTATTACATTTTTTAAAGTTATTCTACCTATGATGTTAACAGGTATTTCTTTCAGCCTTATCATAACTTTTATATTTATAATGGGAGATTATGGAGTTCCTACTTTTGCATCAGTTGCTAATAACAGACCTATAACGACTGCAATAGTTAATGCAATAGGAAGTCAGAGAATAGAGCTTGGAATGGTATATGGAAGCTCTCTAATAGTAATATCTATAATTTTTATAGGTTTATTTTCGATATTTACAATTAAAAACAAAAAATATTAA